Proteins encoded in a region of the Streptacidiphilus rugosus AM-16 genome:
- a CDS encoding IS110 family RNA-guided transposase, giving the protein MSRIWAGTDCGKTHHHTLVLDVEGNTLLSRRVANDEPELLQLVADVLDLADGGAVTWAMDMTGGETGLLINLLANHGQELLYIPGVAVNRAADSYRGQGKTDARDAHVIADQARMRRDLLPVRLDDEGIIELRLLTEHRADLVGERTRVTNRLRALLTSMFPALERTLDLGNAGPLRLLTGYQTPAAIRRSGTKRLTTWLRNRKVYGAEALAAKTVEAAERQHTAVAGEKAIAQMVHTLAEEVIALNEKIAETDKLVEGRFREHELAEVITSMPGVGSTLGAEFLAAIGGSLAAFPTADRLAAFAGVTPAPKDSGKVSGNLHRPQRYHRGLQRVFYTSALISIQRDPNSRTYYDRKRAEGKRHVQAVLALARRRVNVLWALIRDGRCYQIAPPVTEAA; this is encoded by the coding sequence ATGAGCCGGATATGGGCGGGGACCGACTGCGGCAAGACCCACCACCACACGCTGGTTCTGGACGTCGAGGGCAACACGCTGCTGTCGCGGCGGGTGGCGAACGACGAGCCGGAGCTTCTCCAGCTGGTCGCCGACGTCCTGGACCTTGCCGACGGTGGCGCGGTGACCTGGGCGATGGACATGACCGGCGGTGAAACCGGCCTGCTGATCAACCTCCTGGCCAACCACGGCCAGGAGCTCCTCTACATCCCCGGCGTCGCGGTCAACCGCGCCGCAGACAGCTACCGAGGCCAGGGCAAGACCGACGCCCGCGACGCCCACGTGATCGCCGACCAGGCCAGGATGCGGCGCGACCTGCTTCCCGTCCGCCTCGACGACGAGGGCATCATCGAACTGCGGCTGCTGACCGAGCACCGTGCAGACCTTGTCGGCGAGCGCACCCGCGTCACCAATCGGCTCCGTGCCCTGCTGACCAGCATGTTCCCGGCGTTGGAACGGACCTTGGACCTCGGCAACGCCGGCCCGCTGCGGCTTCTGACCGGCTACCAGACACCAGCGGCCATTCGCCGATCCGGCACCAAGCGGCTGACGACCTGGCTCCGCAACCGCAAGGTCTACGGCGCGGAGGCGCTGGCCGCCAAGACTGTCGAAGCGGCTGAGCGGCAGCACACCGCCGTCGCCGGAGAGAAAGCCATCGCCCAGATGGTCCACACCCTGGCCGAGGAGGTGATCGCCCTCAACGAGAAGATCGCGGAGACCGACAAGCTCGTCGAGGGACGGTTTCGGGAGCACGAACTCGCGGAGGTGATCACCTCGATGCCGGGCGTCGGCTCCACCCTCGGAGCGGAGTTCCTCGCCGCAATAGGCGGCAGCCTGGCCGCTTTCCCCACTGCGGATCGCCTTGCGGCCTTCGCCGGAGTCACCCCGGCCCCGAAGGACTCCGGCAAGGTCAGCGGCAACCTCCATCGCCCCCAGCGATACCACCGGGGCCTCCAGCGGGTCTTCTACACCTCCGCGCTCATCAGCATCCAGCGCGACCCAAACTCCCGCACCTACTACGACCGCAAGAGGGCCGAAGGCAAGCGGCACGTCCAGGCAGTCCTCGCACTCGCACGCCGCCGCGTGAACGTCCTCTGGGCACTCATTCGTGACGGACGGTGCTACCAAATCGCACCTCCTGTCACCGAAGCGGCTTGA
- a CDS encoding RNA-guided endonuclease InsQ/TnpB family protein — translation MSIGKPTVGQTQALAEMLRDHCSLYNGALQERRDAYRHASKTSVKYGMQSAQLKEIRAFDPERQGRWSFSSQQATLRRLDKAFAAFFRRVKSGETPGYPRFRGVNWFDTVDFPKDGDGCRWDSTPHDPVTRVRFQGIGHVKVNQHRAVVGKVKTVSVKREGRKWFVVLTAEQSRPEPLPATGAVVGIDMGIANFLADSGGEFVPNPRHARKAAAKLQAAQRALARFPRVRRDKRTGNHQRAVQRVADLHRKVRRQRLDHAHKTALALVREHDFIAHEDLKIRNMVKAPAPKPVQPGTFPRKGAAAKAGLNKSINDAGWGVFLTILRAKAESAGREVIAVDPRNTSRRCPACGHTAKENRPTQERFHCRSCGHTAHADTVGATNVLRAGLVRRDARKG, via the coding sequence ATCAGCATTGGGAAGCCCACCGTGGGCCAGACGCAAGCGCTTGCCGAGATGCTGCGTGACCACTGCTCTCTCTATAACGGGGCCCTTCAGGAGCGGCGCGACGCCTACCGGCACGCATCGAAGACGAGCGTCAAGTACGGGATGCAGTCGGCGCAGCTCAAGGAGATCCGGGCGTTCGACCCGGAGCGTCAGGGCCGGTGGTCGTTCTCCTCGCAGCAGGCGACGCTTCGCCGGTTGGACAAGGCGTTCGCGGCGTTCTTCCGCCGGGTCAAGTCCGGTGAGACGCCCGGCTACCCGCGGTTCCGGGGCGTGAACTGGTTCGACACGGTGGACTTCCCCAAGGACGGCGACGGCTGCCGCTGGGACTCCACCCCGCACGACCCCGTCACCCGGGTCCGGTTCCAGGGCATCGGGCACGTCAAGGTCAACCAGCACCGGGCCGTGGTCGGCAAGGTCAAAACGGTCTCGGTCAAGCGCGAGGGCCGCAAGTGGTTCGTCGTGCTGACCGCCGAGCAGTCGCGGCCCGAACCGCTGCCCGCGACCGGGGCCGTGGTCGGGATCGACATGGGTATAGCCAACTTCCTCGCCGACTCGGGCGGCGAGTTCGTGCCCAACCCGCGCCACGCCCGTAAGGCCGCCGCGAAGCTCCAAGCAGCACAGCGGGCCCTGGCCCGGTTCCCGCGTGTGCGCCGGGACAAGCGCACCGGCAACCACCAGCGAGCCGTTCAGCGCGTTGCCGACCTGCACCGCAAGGTCCGGCGTCAGCGTCTGGACCACGCCCACAAGACCGCCCTCGCCCTGGTTCGCGAGCACGACTTCATCGCGCACGAGGATCTCAAGATCCGCAACATGGTCAAGGCCCCCGCGCCCAAGCCCGTCCAGCCGGGCACCTTCCCGCGCAAGGGGGCGGCGGCCAAAGCCGGACTGAACAAGTCGATCAACGATGCCGGTTGGGGGGTGTTCCTGACGATCCTGCGCGCCAAGGCTGAAAGCGCCGGTCGGGAAGTGATCGCCGTGGACCCCCGCAACACCTCCCGGCGGTGCCCCGCATGCGGGCACACCGCCAAGGAGAACCGGCCCACCCAGGAGAGGTTCCACTGCCGGTCCTGCGGCCACACCGCGCACGCCGACACAGTGGGAGCCACCAACGTTCTACGGGCCGGGCTGGTCCGTCGCGACGCCCGGAAGGGTTAG
- a CDS encoding MsnO8 family LLM class oxidoreductase: MTMPTMVSILDRAHARQGVDASTTLRDTVRLAQEAELLGYHRFWLAEHHGVPGILGSAPTVLAAAVAEATAVIRVGTGGVMLPGHRPMVVAEQFGVLDALFPGRIDMGVGRSLGFTPTVRKALGQQDADFEQFGRQLGELLGWLTGTQSGYPGVAAYPSPGQGVQPFVLALDQAAGIASAAGLPLVIGAGRDRAKLADTVVQYRDAFQPSPWRPEPHVILAASVAIADTPQAAERMLHSEAWSIAHSRTGGAFLPLMPAERIASLLMTSRQRDYFQQALQGFITGADEQVAEQLSQAVTDTGADEILVTTNTHDLAERANSYQRLARLAALTPRPPQPAAGRQP, from the coding sequence ATGACTATGCCGACCATGGTGTCGATCCTGGACCGTGCGCACGCCCGGCAAGGTGTGGACGCCTCCACGACACTGCGCGACACCGTCCGCCTGGCCCAGGAGGCGGAACTGTTGGGCTACCACCGCTTCTGGCTCGCCGAGCACCACGGCGTTCCGGGCATCCTCGGGTCTGCGCCGACCGTCCTTGCCGCCGCGGTCGCCGAGGCGACCGCGGTCATCCGGGTGGGTACCGGAGGGGTCATGCTTCCCGGCCATCGTCCCATGGTCGTCGCGGAGCAGTTCGGCGTCCTGGACGCCCTCTTCCCAGGTCGCATCGACATGGGAGTGGGACGCTCGCTCGGCTTCACCCCCACCGTCCGCAAGGCCCTCGGACAGCAGGACGCCGATTTCGAGCAGTTCGGGCGGCAACTAGGCGAACTGCTCGGATGGCTCACCGGGACCCAATCCGGCTATCCCGGTGTGGCCGCATACCCGTCGCCCGGGCAGGGCGTGCAGCCGTTCGTCCTGGCCCTGGACCAGGCGGCCGGCATCGCCTCCGCAGCCGGGCTGCCCCTGGTGATCGGAGCCGGCCGGGACCGCGCCAAACTGGCGGACACCGTCGTCCAGTACCGCGACGCCTTCCAGCCCTCTCCCTGGCGGCCGGAGCCTCACGTGATCCTGGCCGCCTCCGTCGCCATCGCCGACACCCCGCAAGCGGCCGAGCGGATGCTCCACTCCGAGGCCTGGTCGATCGCCCACTCTCGCACCGGCGGCGCCTTCCTCCCACTGATGCCAGCCGAACGCATCGCCTCCCTGCTGATGACCAGCCGCCAGCGCGACTACTTCCAGCAAGCGCTGCAGGGCTTCATCACCGGCGCCGACGAACAAGTCGCCGAACAGCTCTCCCAGGCTGTCACCGACACGGGCGCCGACGAAATCCTCGTCACCACCAACACCCACGACCTCGCCGAACGCGCCAACTCCTACCAGCGCCTGGCCCGCCTCGCCGCCCTCACCCCCCGGCCGCCCCAACCCGCCGCAGGCAGGCAGCCCTGA
- a CDS encoding lysozyme inhibitor LprI family protein: MSTDDLEAAYQAAEGELRAYYATTMAKYRGTLHGCDNQDPAEALAASERAWIEAEQEHLARLPLPGFGRGTRPPRRSGLVQPPPRRRLAGRFSPAVGWAGRLAAPGRSAQR, encoded by the coding sequence GTGAGCACCGACGACCTTGAGGCCGCCTACCAGGCCGCCGAAGGCGAACTGCGCGCCTACTACGCGACCACCATGGCCAAGTACCGCGGCACCCTCCACGGGTGCGACAACCAGGACCCCGCAGAGGCGCTGGCCGCGTCCGAGCGGGCCTGGATTGAGGCCGAACAAGAACACCTCGCCCGGCTCCCGTTACCGGGCTTCGGACGCGGCACTCGCCCTCCTCGCCGGTCAGGGCTGGTTCAGCCGCCGCCCCGCCGACGCCTAGCGGGCCGGTTTTCTCCCGCCGTGGGCTGGGCTGGCCGGCTTGCGGCACCGGGGCGTTCGGCGCAGCGTTGA
- a CDS encoding DUF4158 domain-containing protein codes for MRQEWSPEDVVACWTLVDGDWDLVANKTGPTRLGFSLVLKFFELEGRFPESIEEIPQEAVEYVAVLVKVLAGDFAGYSLTGRTAEYHRAQIREA; via the coding sequence GTGCGGCAGGAGTGGTCGCCGGAAGACGTGGTGGCGTGCTGGACGCTGGTTGACGGCGACTGGGACCTGGTGGCGAACAAGACCGGGCCGACGCGGTTGGGATTCTCCCTGGTGCTGAAGTTCTTCGAGCTGGAGGGCCGGTTCCCGGAGTCGATTGAGGAGATCCCGCAGGAGGCGGTGGAGTACGTCGCCGTACTGGTGAAGGTGCTGGCCGGGGACTTCGCGGGGTACTCGCTCACCGGCCGGACGGCCGAGTACCACCGTGCACAGATCCGCGAGGCGTAG
- a CDS encoding transposase: protein MDEKPYQLLGQVRDPLPTLPGRDRCEDNEYVRSGTCSIFCWVEPLRGWRRVDARPRRTRVDWAQQVEQLLTVDYPDAATVVLVMDNLNTHSTASLYEAFEPGKAFASRPALEIHHTPKTAPGSTSPRSNCPRSPASAWTDASTTSLCSTPNSPPASNTPTATSAKSTGTSPPRTPA from the coding sequence ATGGACGAGAAGCCGTACCAACTGCTCGGCCAGGTTCGTGATCCGCTTCCCACACTGCCGGGCCGTGACCGGTGCGAGGACAACGAGTACGTCCGCTCGGGAACCTGTTCGATCTTCTGCTGGGTCGAGCCGCTGCGCGGATGGCGGCGCGTGGACGCCCGGCCCCGCCGGACCAGGGTCGACTGGGCACAGCAGGTCGAGCAGCTGCTGACCGTGGACTATCCCGACGCCGCCACGGTCGTGCTGGTGATGGACAACCTCAACACCCACTCCACCGCCTCGCTCTACGAGGCGTTCGAGCCGGGGAAGGCCTTCGCGTCTCGCCCAGCGCTTGAGATCCACCACACCCCAAAAACGGCTCCTGGCTCAACATCGCCGAGATCGAACTGTCCGCGCTCACCCGCCAGCGCCTGGACCGACGCATCGACGACCTCACTGTGCTCAACACCGAACTCGCCGCCTGCCAGCAACACACCAACCGCAACCAGCGCCAAGTCGACTGGCACTTCACCACCGAGGACGCCTGCGTGA
- a CDS encoding enoyl-CoA hydratase/isomerase family protein: MGNWTVETRNKIAVLTFGRVPDNQMDLDSLDELAGHLQDIAGRTDEVSVVMLKGGIDGIFIKHADLDILRRAAAGTLTPEAGRAWPRALGLLESIPQPVVAAIDGQAWGGGLETALASTLRIASARSHFSQPEIRNGIIPGGGGTQRLPRLIGKGPAADLILTGRIIGAEEAHRMGILNAVLPTEAFAQLAEDWAAQLTRNPAPALFAAKRAILDGLALPLDDGIALERDLFRQVIPTSAFAHI, translated from the coding sequence ATGGGTAACTGGACGGTTGAGACGCGTAACAAGATCGCGGTGCTGACGTTCGGGCGGGTGCCGGACAACCAGATGGACCTGGACTCCCTGGACGAGCTGGCCGGGCATCTGCAGGACATCGCCGGGCGCACCGACGAGGTCAGTGTGGTCATGCTCAAGGGTGGGATCGACGGGATCTTCATCAAGCACGCGGACCTGGACATCCTGCGCCGTGCCGCGGCGGGCACCCTGACCCCGGAGGCCGGGCGGGCCTGGCCGCGGGCGTTGGGTCTGCTGGAGTCGATCCCGCAGCCGGTGGTGGCCGCGATCGACGGGCAGGCCTGGGGCGGCGGCCTGGAGACCGCGCTGGCCTCCACCCTGCGGATCGCCTCCGCGCGTTCGCACTTCTCCCAGCCCGAGATCCGCAACGGCATCATCCCGGGCGGTGGCGGCACGCAGCGCCTGCCCCGCCTGATCGGCAAGGGACCGGCCGCCGACCTGATCCTGACCGGCCGGATCATCGGCGCGGAGGAGGCCCACCGCATGGGCATCCTCAACGCGGTCCTGCCCACCGAGGCCTTCGCCCAGCTCGCCGAGGACTGGGCCGCGCAGCTGACCCGCAACCCCGCCCCCGCCCTGTTCGCCGCCAAGCGCGCCATCCTCGACGGCCTCGCCCTGCCTCTGGACGACGGCATCGCCCTGGAGCGCGACCTGTTCCGCCAGGTCATCCCCACCAGCGCCTTCGCCCACATCTGA
- a CDS encoding transposase yields the protein MRWCKGRGRTALGLDLDDPGFDHTVLCEFRARLTEGDAAGRLLQVMLNRLVEAGLLKSGGRQRTDATHVLAAVR from the coding sequence TTGAGGTGGTGTAAAGGCCGTGGGCGGACGGCCCTCGGCCTGGATCTGGACGATCCCGGGTTCGACCACACCGTGTTGTGCGAGTTCCGGGCCCGGCTGACCGAAGGGGACGCGGCCGGCCGGCTGCTGCAGGTGATGCTGAACCGGCTGGTCGAGGCCGGGCTACTCAAGTCCGGCGGCCGCCAGCGCACCGACGCCACCCACGTGCTCGCCGCCGTCCGCTAG
- a CDS encoding LamG domain-containing protein, which produces MSGGNLNLALTSNYGALVSTNPHDGRPSGGYEFTGPAVMEARIYTPGTTSVDNWPAFWSDGQNWPADGEIDAMEGLGGQLCYHVHDNAGGPGGCTALSPGWHTYGAYWDSTAQVVTFYYDGVQVGSEPFQNAGSPQYLILDNTSASSPVPGTMLVDWVRVWQPS; this is translated from the coding sequence GTGTCCGGTGGCAACCTCAACCTCGCTCTCACCTCCAACTACGGAGCGCTCGTCTCCACCAATCCCCATGACGGGCGTCCCTCCGGCGGCTACGAGTTCACCGGCCCGGCTGTCATGGAGGCGCGCATCTACACCCCCGGCACGACCTCCGTGGACAACTGGCCCGCCTTCTGGTCAGACGGTCAGAACTGGCCTGCTGACGGCGAGATCGACGCCATGGAGGGGCTCGGGGGGCAGCTGTGCTACCACGTGCACGACAACGCCGGCGGTCCGGGCGGGTGTACTGCTCTCAGCCCCGGATGGCACACTTACGGCGCCTACTGGGACTCGACCGCCCAGGTTGTGACCTTCTACTACGACGGTGTCCAGGTGGGCTCGGAGCCGTTCCAGAACGCGGGCTCACCGCAGTACCTGATCCTGGACAACACCAGCGCGTCATCCCCGGTTCCGGGCACGATGCTCGTCGACTGGGTCCGGGTGTGGCAGCCGTCCTGA
- a CDS encoding universal stress protein yields the protein MFRHILLALDSSPARDRLVKTAACLAGPSRGTVHVLHIDATAAAGTGAVALEDQLTARQVLDQALRTLHEQGVPADGELLDGFITDIPALISNTAERHGADLLILGPHHRGLFASLFNPRVSDAVSHTARTPVLLIPDNEASAA from the coding sequence GTGTTCCGCCACATTCTGCTCGCCCTCGACTCCAGCCCCGCACGCGACCGGCTTGTGAAGACCGCGGCGTGCCTGGCCGGTCCCTCGCGCGGCACGGTCCACGTCCTGCACATCGACGCCACGGCCGCCGCCGGAACCGGTGCCGTCGCACTGGAAGACCAACTCACAGCACGCCAGGTACTCGACCAGGCGCTGCGCACGCTTCACGAGCAGGGTGTGCCCGCGGACGGCGAACTGCTGGACGGGTTCATCACCGACATCCCCGCGCTGATCTCCAACACGGCCGAACGCCACGGCGCGGACCTGCTCATCCTGGGACCGCACCACCGCGGCCTGTTCGCGAGCCTGTTCAACCCCCGCGTCTCCGACGCCGTCAGCCACACCGCCCGCACACCCGTACTCCTCATCCCCGACAACGAGGCCAGCGCGGCCTGA
- a CDS encoding TetR/AcrR family transcriptional regulator, translated as MVEIDESGPRRRVLDAAHAVFAARTFEGAQMPLIAERAKAGMATVYRYFPSKTVLGNAAYRDARGDLVARLKHLQERSYPSREQEFAHIWRCYTAFATERPAALEFISRPNATFLDAQSLALQDECHTLGKDFIRRGQATGAIRPGRPRTLIMMAHGAFTGWLRHTPPCTPGSLPPGSDQARDAVWALLARPSGPGPNDEGSATGSRSGPRRGTAAGMV; from the coding sequence ATGGTTGAGATCGACGAGTCGGGTCCCCGCCGACGCGTGCTGGACGCGGCGCACGCCGTCTTCGCCGCCCGCACCTTCGAGGGCGCCCAGATGCCCCTGATCGCGGAGCGGGCGAAGGCCGGCATGGCCACGGTCTACCGCTACTTCCCCAGCAAGACCGTGCTCGGCAACGCCGCCTACCGCGACGCCCGCGGTGACCTGGTCGCCCGCCTCAAGCACCTCCAGGAGCGCTCCTACCCGTCCCGCGAGCAGGAGTTCGCCCACATCTGGCGGTGCTACACCGCGTTCGCCACCGAGCGCCCCGCCGCCCTGGAATTCATCAGCCGGCCCAACGCCACCTTCCTCGACGCCCAGAGCCTGGCCCTGCAGGACGAGTGCCACACCCTGGGCAAGGACTTCATCCGCCGCGGACAGGCCACCGGGGCCATCCGCCCCGGTCGGCCCCGCACCCTGATCATGATGGCCCACGGCGCCTTCACCGGCTGGCTGCGCCACACCCCGCCCTGCACTCCCGGCAGCCTGCCTCCCGGATCGGATCAGGCCCGCGATGCCGTCTGGGCGCTCCTCGCACGCCCCTCGGGTCCTGGCCCGAACGACGAGGGGTCGGCGACTGGGTCGCGGTCGGGCCCGCGCCGAGGGACGGCTGCAGGGATGGTTTGA
- a CDS encoding SsgA family sporulation/cell division regulator yields the protein MHLLPPYRHHPEHHHQPGDSTWLDLDAGLTIGNARPFGLPLRFGYDTADPFALILDLRAPTGTVTVWRLSRDLVWEGLQQPTGLGDVRIWPPCPCHNRPDLRITLRGRQSTALLDIPAQPVRRWLATRAFALVPQGAEADLIDWDTELNRLLPGPA from the coding sequence ATGCACCTTCTGCCCCCGTACCGTCACCATCCCGAGCACCATCACCAGCCGGGTGATTCCACCTGGCTCGACCTGGACGCCGGTCTCACCATCGGGAACGCTCGGCCGTTCGGTCTGCCGCTTCGGTTCGGCTACGACACCGCGGACCCGTTCGCTCTCATCCTCGACCTACGCGCCCCGACCGGGACCGTGACGGTGTGGCGGCTCTCCCGTGACCTCGTGTGGGAGGGCCTGCAGCAGCCCACCGGCCTCGGCGACGTACGGATCTGGCCCCCCTGCCCCTGCCACAACCGACCCGACCTGCGGATCACACTCCGCGGACGGCAATCCACAGCCCTGCTCGACATCCCCGCCCAACCGGTGCGCCGCTGGCTCGCCACCCGGGCCTTCGCCCTGGTCCCGCAAGGGGCGGAGGCGGACCTGATCGACTGGGACACCGAACTGAACCGCCTCCTGCCGGGCCCCGCCTGA
- a CDS encoding helix-turn-helix domain-containing protein, translating to MRVLLALDTSVGEVAPRAVIADRVGVSCDSVRLISKRYAETGGDVWATVGRKERAFPPVPSAVTGEVEARLIALACSTPPKGHARWSLRLLEKHVALTWDIPDLDHSTIGRVLKNETASSREEVLGHPAGRERGLRRGDGGRPGGLPPPLRSGAPGGVHGREAVPTARPGS from the coding sequence GTGCGGGTGCTGCTCGCGTTGGACACGTCGGTCGGCGAGGTCGCTCCGCGGGCGGTGATCGCGGACCGGGTCGGCGTCTCGTGCGATTCGGTCCGCCTGATCTCGAAGCGGTACGCGGAGACCGGTGGCGATGTGTGGGCCACGGTCGGCCGCAAGGAACGGGCGTTCCCGCCGGTGCCCTCCGCGGTGACCGGCGAGGTCGAGGCGCGGCTGATCGCGCTGGCGTGCTCGACGCCGCCCAAGGGACATGCCCGCTGGTCGCTGCGTCTGCTGGAGAAGCACGTCGCGCTGACCTGGGACATCCCGGATCTGGACCACTCCACGATCGGCCGGGTGTTAAAAAACGAAACTGCGTCCTCACGTGAAGAAGTGCTGGGCCATCCCGCCGGCCGCGAACGCGGCCTTCGCCGCGGCGATGGAGGACGTCCTGGCGGTCTACCGCCGCCCCTTCGATCCGGCGCGCCCGGTGGTGTGCATGGACGAGAAGCCGTACCAACTGCTCGGCCAGGTTCGTGA
- a CDS encoding TetR/AcrR family transcriptional regulator: MSEASDVRRRILNGAYAAFCLRTYAGAQMPFIAELAKAGTGSIYRYFPGKEELGNAAYQDAITDLLARQRKIHAARHPSIRAEFAQAWQGYADFASERTAAFHFLSQDNSAFLNDDNQALQRAIYALGADFIQRGQDAGRIRPGDPGQLLALTNGAFFRWAGHAYPTPVNDLPQSDRETAEDACWHILQA, from the coding sequence ATGTCCGAAGCTTCAGACGTTCGCCGACGCATTCTCAACGGCGCCTACGCCGCGTTCTGCCTGCGCACCTACGCCGGCGCGCAGATGCCCTTCATCGCCGAACTGGCCAAGGCCGGAACCGGCAGCATCTACCGCTACTTCCCCGGCAAGGAAGAACTCGGCAACGCCGCGTACCAGGACGCGATCACCGACCTCCTCGCCCGACAGCGGAAGATCCACGCCGCCCGCCACCCTTCCATCCGGGCCGAGTTCGCCCAGGCCTGGCAGGGCTACGCCGACTTCGCCAGCGAGCGCACCGCCGCCTTCCACTTCCTGTCCCAGGACAACAGCGCCTTCCTCAACGACGACAACCAGGCCCTGCAGCGCGCGATATACGCACTGGGCGCCGACTTCATCCAACGCGGCCAGGACGCGGGCAGGATCCGGCCCGGTGACCCCGGACAACTCCTCGCCCTCACCAACGGCGCCTTCTTCCGCTGGGCCGGCCACGCCTACCCCACCCCGGTCAACGACCTCCCCCAAAGCGACCGCGAAACCGCCGAAGACGCCTGCTGGCACATCCTGCAGGCATAG
- a CDS encoding Dps family protein, translated as MCAETQPLPHYMRPPGRQVQAFGSVVRLPLGVSREARTYSSRRLNRILADTQFLYFLYKKLQWGAHGPAFTGLHPLCGQHATQQLALVDVLAERVRSLGGVAVGDPRHAAEITGIPRPPDGTETLPAMVSRLLDAHATILAQAREAVADITALSLGDHGTADLLVSQVIRTHETQVWVLAEHLTATHG; from the coding sequence GTGTGTGCTGAGACTCAGCCGCTCCCTCACTACATGCGCCCGCCCGGCCGGCAGGTCCAGGCGTTCGGGAGCGTCGTCCGGCTGCCGCTGGGCGTGTCCCGTGAGGCCCGGACGTATTCGAGCAGGCGGCTCAACCGCATCCTGGCGGACACCCAGTTCCTGTACTTCCTGTACAAGAAGCTCCAGTGGGGTGCCCACGGCCCGGCCTTCACCGGCCTGCACCCGCTGTGCGGCCAGCATGCCACCCAGCAGCTGGCCCTAGTGGACGTCTTGGCCGAACGCGTCCGGAGTCTGGGCGGTGTGGCCGTGGGCGATCCGCGCCACGCGGCCGAGATCACCGGCATACCGCGCCCGCCGGACGGCACCGAGACCCTCCCCGCGATGGTCTCCCGCCTCCTTGACGCCCACGCGACGATCCTCGCCCAGGCCCGCGAGGCCGTCGCGGACATCACGGCCCTCTCCCTCGGCGATCACGGCACCGCGGACCTTCTGGTCTCCCAGGTGATCCGCACTCATGAGACCCAGGTATGGGTCCTGGCCGAACATCTCACCGCCACCCACGGCTGA
- the istB gene encoding IS21-like element helper ATPase IstB: MSFPHPPAIPEELDKLMRRMRLPYMRKAAPDVLATARAQRWDPAEVLRLLISEEVTGRDAATRRLRRHAANFPTGKTLASWRAEDSTIPEPTQNSLVTLEWIGRAENLVIAGPSGTGKSHFTEGLAQAAIEKDLRVSWFTLETLAAAIGKSKVDGSTARTVARICRADLIVVDDIGLLPVGEDAAEAFYRIIDAAYERRSIAVTSNIHPSGFDTIMPKTLAGASTDRLMHHAHLVQTSGDSHRLAEALAGKGVVPLN; the protein is encoded by the coding sequence ATGAGCTTTCCCCACCCGCCGGCGATCCCCGAGGAACTCGACAAGCTGATGCGCCGGATGCGCCTGCCCTACATGCGCAAGGCGGCACCCGACGTGCTGGCCACCGCCCGGGCGCAACGCTGGGATCCCGCCGAGGTGCTGCGGCTGCTGATCTCCGAGGAGGTCACCGGCCGCGACGCGGCCACCCGCCGCCTTCGCCGGCACGCGGCGAACTTCCCGACCGGCAAGACCCTGGCGTCCTGGCGGGCCGAGGACTCCACGATCCCCGAGCCGACCCAGAACTCGCTGGTCACCCTGGAGTGGATCGGCCGGGCGGAGAATCTGGTGATCGCCGGCCCGTCGGGGACCGGGAAGTCGCACTTCACGGAGGGTCTGGCGCAGGCCGCGATCGAGAAGGACCTGCGGGTGTCGTGGTTCACCCTGGAGACCTTGGCCGCCGCGATCGGCAAGTCGAAGGTCGACGGGTCGACCGCTCGGACCGTCGCGCGGATCTGCCGGGCCGACCTCATCGTCGTTGATGATATTGGCCTATTGCCGGTCGGCGAGGATGCCGCCGAGGCGTTCTACCGGATCATCGACGCCGCCTACGAGCGCCGCTCGATCGCGGTGACCAGCAACATCCACCCGTCCGGCTTCGACACGATCATGCCCAAGACCCTCGCCGGGGCCAGCACCGATCGGCTCATGCACCACGCTCACCTGGTCCAGACATCCGGCGACTCGCATCGCCTCGCCGAGGCCCTCGCCGGCAAGGGAGTGGTCCCCTTGAACTGA